In the Geobacter sp. FeAm09 genome, one interval contains:
- a CDS encoding MASE1 domain-containing protein, with translation MSTLRIALITCVYFLTAKLGLFFAFAHTNATPVWPASGVALALCLLFGRGIWPGIFLGALLANVTELAGAPFTPLSAYAVAVGTAAGNTLEALAATFLTLRASGGRPPLDRRRDAFAFILLGALASTTISASIGTAGYCLGSGNWVHWERMWLTWWLGDAVGIIVFVPLLLTWGKRAIPTLSVPRRLEAVLLLGLLLLVERLIFSTYYPLEYLIIPFLLWAALRFGQFESAVVVVIVLLTSLYWTARGLGPFAGRASNESLLFLQTFLGVSSVTALLLSCLTAERKRTEEALRSSEEKYRSIFENAPLGIFQSTPGGRFISVNGTLAGMFGYASPEETRDHITDIAGQIFVHPEQRHQIITQVREATGFVRDEVTYRRRDGSEFICNLYIRVVCADPEEAGFLEGFVEDISERKRAEEELARHRMHLSDLVRERTIELQEANDRLKEEIAERIRTEKMLTEREAQYRDLVENANSVIMRWLPDGRVVFFNAFAQHFFGYAEKEILGHRLADTILPARDSAGRDLSSLAADIVARPEAYARNENENMRKDGERVWVAWSNKAICDHQGDPVEILSIGVDITQLVQTEHELRTTLDDLAVAKERAEAADRLKSAFLATMSHELRTPLNSIIGFTGILLQGLVGPLNDEQKKQLGMVRGSADHLLSLISDVLDISKIEAGQLQVACEPFDLPSSIRRIGHSIRPLVEKKGLALTIEIGEDVAMINGDMRRVEQVLLNLLSNAVKFTEQGGISVTCASDADGYVTRVSDSGIGIGAADKERIFRPFYQIDTGLNRKYEGTGLGLSICKKLIELMGGAIWVENAPQQGTTFGFRLPFTGSPR, from the coding sequence ATGTCAACCCTGCGGATCGCGCTCATAACCTGCGTCTATTTTCTCACGGCAAAACTCGGGCTGTTTTTTGCCTTTGCCCATACCAACGCCACGCCGGTATGGCCCGCCAGCGGGGTTGCCCTGGCCCTGTGCCTGCTATTCGGCCGCGGCATCTGGCCCGGCATTTTTCTGGGCGCCCTTCTCGCCAATGTCACCGAGCTTGCCGGCGCGCCCTTCACACCGCTTTCCGCCTATGCCGTTGCGGTGGGGACTGCCGCCGGAAACACCCTGGAGGCGCTGGCCGCCACCTTCCTGACACTTCGGGCGTCCGGCGGGCGCCCCCCCCTTGACCGCCGTCGGGATGCATTCGCATTCATTCTCCTGGGCGCACTGGCAAGCACGACGATCAGCGCCTCCATCGGCACGGCCGGCTATTGTCTCGGCAGCGGAAACTGGGTGCATTGGGAAAGGATGTGGCTGACCTGGTGGCTGGGGGATGCCGTCGGCATCATCGTCTTCGTTCCGCTTCTGCTTACCTGGGGCAAGCGCGCCATCCCGACGCTGAGCGTGCCCCGGCGCCTTGAGGCCGTCCTCCTTCTGGGACTGCTCCTCCTGGTGGAACGACTTATCTTCAGCACCTACTATCCGCTCGAATACCTCATCATCCCCTTTCTGCTCTGGGCAGCCCTCAGGTTCGGCCAGTTCGAGTCGGCGGTCGTCGTCGTCATCGTTCTGCTCACCTCGCTTTACTGGACCGCCAGGGGATTGGGCCCGTTCGCCGGACGGGCGTCCAACGAATCGCTCCTGTTTCTCCAGACCTTCCTCGGCGTTTCCTCGGTGACCGCCCTGCTGCTTTCCTGCCTCACCGCCGAACGCAAACGGACCGAAGAGGCGCTTCGCTCTTCGGAGGAAAAGTATCGGAGTATCTTTGAAAATGCGCCGCTCGGCATTTTCCAGTCAACGCCCGGCGGTCGGTTCATCAGCGTCAACGGGACGCTCGCAGGCATGTTCGGCTACGCCTCGCCGGAGGAAACCAGGGACCATATCACGGATATTGCCGGGCAGATATTCGTGCATCCCGAACAGCGGCACCAGATAATTACCCAGGTCCGGGAAGCGACGGGGTTTGTCAGGGACGAGGTCACGTACCGCCGCCGGGACGGCTCGGAATTCATCTGCAATCTTTACATAAGGGTCGTCTGTGCAGACCCGGAAGAGGCCGGTTTCCTGGAGGGTTTTGTCGAGGACATCAGCGAACGCAAACGGGCCGAGGAGGAACTGGCCAGACACCGCATGCACTTAAGCGACCTGGTGCGGGAGCGGACGATCGAACTCCAGGAGGCCAATGACCGTCTCAAGGAGGAGATAGCCGAGCGCATCCGCACCGAAAAGATGCTCACGGAACGCGAGGCCCAGTACCGCGATCTCGTGGAAAACGCCAACAGCGTCATCATGCGTTGGCTGCCGGATGGCCGTGTCGTATTCTTCAACGCCTTTGCCCAGCACTTCTTCGGGTATGCCGAAAAGGAGATCCTGGGGCACCGTCTTGCGGACACCATCTTGCCGGCCAGGGATTCTGCAGGCCGCGACCTTTCCTCGCTGGCAGCCGATATCGTTGCGCGCCCCGAAGCCTATGCCCGTAATGAAAACGAAAACATGCGCAAGGATGGGGAGCGGGTATGGGTTGCCTGGAGCAACAAGGCGATTTGCGACCACCAGGGGGACCCCGTTGAAATCCTCTCCATCGGTGTCGACATCACCCAGCTTGTTCAGACCGAACACGAGCTGCGCACCACACTGGACGATCTCGCGGTCGCCAAGGAGCGGGCCGAGGCTGCCGATAGGCTCAAATCCGCCTTTCTCGCCACCATGTCCCATGAATTGCGTACGCCGCTCAATTCCATCATCGGCTTTACCGGCATCCTCCTGCAGGGGCTGGTGGGGCCGCTCAACGACGAACAGAAAAAGCAGCTCGGCATGGTCCGCGGCAGCGCCGATCACCTGCTTTCCCTCATCAGCGACGTCCTGGACATCTCCAAGATTGAAGCGGGCCAACTGCAGGTGGCCTGCGAACCGTTCGACCTGCCGTCCTCGATCCGCAGGATCGGCCACTCCATCCGGCCGCTGGTCGAGAAGAAGGGGCTGGCGCTCACCATAGAGATCGGCGAAGATGTCGCCATGATCAACGGCGATATGCGCCGGGTGGAACAGGTCCTCCTCAACCTGCTGAGCAATGCCGTCAAATTCACCGAACAGGGCGGCATCTCCGTCACCTGCGCAAGCGATGCCGATGGTTATGTCACCCGGGTGTCGGACAGCGGCATCGGCATCGGGGCCGCGGACAAAGAGCGGATTTTCAGGCCGTTCTATCAGATCGACACCGGCTTGAACCGGAAATATGAGGGCACCGGCCTGGGGCTCTCCATCTGCAAGAAGCTGATCGAACTCATGGGAGGGGCCATCTGGGTGGAAAACGCTCCGCAACAGGGTACGACGTTTGGCTTCCGCCTTCCATTCACGGGGAGTCCACGATGA
- a CDS encoding acyl-CoA thioesterase: protein MISQGRTVETAETSHPEFPEGELLLRTYAKPSDTNANGDIFGGWIMSQMDIAGGMLAIEITGGRAVTIAVDAMKFIKPVKTGDIVCCFGKVTRIGNTSITIRLEVWVKPSLRDTPAEKENALYLVTEASYTYVAIDQEGRKRRFEKPAPPVP, encoded by the coding sequence ATGATTTCTCAGGGCAGAACTGTGGAAACCGCCGAGACAAGCCACCCGGAATTTCCGGAAGGGGAGCTGCTTCTCCGTACCTATGCAAAGCCGAGCGATACGAACGCGAATGGAGACATCTTCGGGGGCTGGATCATGTCCCAGATGGACATCGCCGGCGGCATGCTGGCCATAGAGATCACCGGCGGCCGTGCCGTGACCATTGCGGTTGACGCGATGAAATTCATCAAACCGGTAAAGACCGGCGACATTGTCTGCTGCTTCGGCAAGGTGACGCGGATCGGGAATACCTCCATCACCATCAGGCTGGAGGTCTGGGTAAAACCGAGCCTGCGGGATACGCCGGCCGAGAAGGAGAATGCACTGTACCTGGTCACGGAGGCGTCATACACCTACGTGGCCATTGACCAGGAGGGGCGAAAACGGCGGTTCGAGAAACCGGCACCGCCTGTCCCCTGA
- a CDS encoding response regulator — protein sequence MKKKVLVIEDNEQNLYLVTFILERYGYEVSAARDGGAGIDLAAQLKPDIILLDIQLPIMDGYAVAQRLRANAALDRVPIIAVTSYAMAGDREKAIAAGCNGYIEKPINPESFMQQIEQYLPAPQ from the coding sequence ATGAAGAAAAAGGTCCTGGTCATAGAGGACAACGAACAGAACCTGTACCTCGTAACCTTCATCCTGGAAAGGTACGGCTACGAGGTCAGCGCCGCGCGGGACGGGGGCGCGGGCATAGACCTGGCCGCCCAGCTCAAACCGGACATCATTCTGCTGGACATCCAACTGCCGATCATGGACGGTTATGCCGTTGCGCAAAGGCTCAGGGCCAACGCCGCCCTTGATCGGGTCCCCATTATCGCGGTGACGTCGTACGCCATGGCGGGTGACCGGGAGAAGGCCATTGCCGCCGGTTGCAACGGCTATATCGAAAAGCCCATCAACCCCGAGAGCTTCATGCAGCAGATCGAACAGTATCTGCCGGCGCCGCAGTAG